A segment of the Homoserinimonas aerilata genome:
CGACGCGCACCTTCGGCCTCCTGCAGCTGAAGGTGTGGGAGAAGCGCTGGTACTGGGCGGCGCAGGCCCGCACGTTCCAGATGCCGGCTGACACTGTCGACGTGTTCATCGAGACGGGGATGGGAATCCGCAGGGCGACCGCGGAGGCCATGATGCGCGAACTCTACGACGGGGTGGCCGCGAGCGAACTCGACGGCCTGCGTGGCGTGCGTATGCCGATACTGGCGCTCGCCGGCGAACGCGAGCCACGCCTCGCTCACAACGACCTCGCCGAGCTGGTGTCGCGCTCAGAGCTGGTGACGGCCCGCGTCGTGCCGGGCATGCATCACGCGTGGAATGCCGAGAACCCAGAGCTGTTCAACGCGGTCATGCGCGAGTGGCTCCTCGACGGGCGGGTGCACCCCGAGCTGCTCGCCCCCTGACGACGGCAGCAGGACGACAGCAGCGTGACGACAGCAGCGTGACGGCAGCAGCAGGTTCAGGCGGGCGGCCGCCGTGGTGCGCGTCGCGGTGGGGGAGGCGGCACCTGCTTCGCCGCGCTGACTTCGGAGAGCGGGATGGTCACGGGCCCGCGCCGGGTCTCCACGGTGCAGTCGTCGTCGCTGCGAGCGATGAGTTCACCGAGCGCATCGCTGAAGCCTCCGGGGATGCGCCGCCGCACGGTCATCCGGGTCCCCAGCGGAACCGCCCTGATGAGGTCCACCGGATGCGTCATGACGCCAGCCTATTGGCGTTGTCAGGTGGGCCGGGGCTGACATCTGGCCCTCATGCGCTGCGTGAAATGCGGCGGGCGG
Coding sequences within it:
- a CDS encoding ferrous iron transport protein A, producing the protein MTHPVDLIRAVPLGTRMTVRRRIPGGFSDALGELIARSDDDCTVETRRGPVTIPLSEVSAAKQVPPPPPRRAPRRPPA
- a CDS encoding alpha/beta fold hydrolase, which translates into the protein MHVLEAHDDADTSTLFLHGGNVAGWMWTEQVSGLPEHHCLVPDLPGFGASADLDWTSLADVADRLAELVRRRARGGRAHIVGLSLGAVIGTVLTARHPDVVRSAMLTGATLTGVTGATRTFGLLQLKVWEKRWYWAAQARTFQMPADTVDVFIETGMGIRRATAEAMMRELYDGVAASELDGLRGVRMPILALAGEREPRLAHNDLAELVSRSELVTARVVPGMHHAWNAENPELFNAVMREWLLDGRVHPELLAP